One window from the genome of Candidatus Eisenbacteria bacterium encodes:
- a CDS encoding energy-coupling factor ABC transporter permease has product MSHLHIPDGVLPVPVWLGGLLLAAFLLLLGVRGGRGAGARPVALQSTLAGVMLVIMALPVPITAFDYCMTLAGPVGVLLGAAGAMQVSFVVTLILALMGQGGFTVVGLNTLVLGLGAATARPVYLALVRPLRPAGAMAAATAVSQLLSSALWIALLWLSVRLSPALGSEHEVGHALRWVRGGVLAAVLLPLLAVAVGVESLLGYGLARFLDRVRPDLLPRPAGARTIAHEAPRS; this is encoded by the coding sequence TTGTCCCACCTGCACATTCCCGATGGCGTGTTGCCCGTTCCCGTCTGGCTCGGCGGCCTGCTCCTCGCCGCCTTCCTCCTGCTGCTCGGGGTCCGCGGCGGCCGTGGCGCGGGCGCCCGGCCGGTGGCGCTGCAGAGCACGCTCGCCGGCGTGATGCTCGTGATCATGGCGCTGCCGGTGCCGATCACCGCGTTCGACTACTGCATGACGCTCGCCGGACCCGTCGGCGTGCTGCTCGGCGCGGCGGGCGCGATGCAGGTGAGCTTCGTCGTCACGCTCATCCTGGCGCTGATGGGGCAGGGCGGCTTCACGGTCGTCGGACTGAACACCCTGGTCCTGGGGCTCGGAGCAGCGACCGCCCGCCCCGTCTACCTCGCGCTCGTACGGCCCCTGCGGCCCGCCGGGGCGATGGCGGCGGCGACCGCGGTCTCGCAACTCCTGTCGAGCGCGCTGTGGATCGCGCTGCTGTGGCTGAGCGTGCGCCTCTCGCCGGCGCTCGGGAGCGAACACGAGGTCGGCCACGCGCTCCGCTGGGTGCGGGGCGGAGTGCTGGCCGCGGTCCTCCTGCCGCTTCTCGCGGTCGCGGTCGGGGTCGAGTCGTTGCTGGGTTACGGGCTGGCGCGGTTCCTCGACCGCGTGCGCCCGGACCTGCTGCCGCGCCCCGCGGGAGCGCGGACGATCGCCCACGAGGCTCCGCGGTCGTGA
- a CDS encoding ABC transporter ATP-binding protein gives MSGPIVHVSCVRHTYPDRTTVHLCGLDFVVEKGERVVILGPNGCGKSTLLYHLLGLLQSQEGEVRVFGEDPGRNFRSIRERIGVLLQNADEQIIAPTVFDDVSFSPRNYGYSEAEVGEKTTRALRRMGIEHLRHKVCHYLSGGEKRKVALAGALVLDPELLVLDEPFEGLDPASRNEMVGLLNALNAEQGVSLVVATHDVQLVAPLADRVYVLKKGGEIVAQGPPARIFRDLDVLAASNIEPPVLAELFQKLEAHGGPQGRPATADEAVQLLLEWARRAGGPGRAPADGGGFAGSRPAEGSAKP, from the coding sequence ATGAGCGGGCCCATCGTTCACGTTTCCTGCGTCCGGCACACCTACCCCGATCGCACGACCGTGCACCTGTGCGGGCTCGACTTTGTCGTCGAGAAGGGCGAGCGCGTCGTCATCCTCGGCCCCAACGGCTGCGGCAAGAGCACGCTGCTGTACCACCTGCTCGGCCTGCTGCAGTCGCAGGAGGGGGAAGTCCGCGTGTTCGGCGAGGACCCGGGCCGGAACTTCCGCTCGATTCGCGAGCGGATCGGAGTGCTGCTGCAGAACGCCGACGAGCAGATCATCGCGCCGACGGTCTTCGACGACGTCTCCTTCAGCCCGCGGAACTACGGTTACAGCGAAGCCGAGGTCGGGGAGAAGACGACCCGGGCGCTGCGCCGGATGGGGATCGAGCACCTGCGGCACAAGGTCTGCCACTACCTGTCGGGCGGCGAGAAGCGCAAGGTGGCGCTCGCGGGCGCGCTGGTGCTCGATCCCGAGTTGCTCGTGCTGGACGAACCGTTCGAGGGACTCGACCCGGCCTCGCGCAACGAAATGGTCGGCCTTCTGAACGCCCTGAACGCCGAACAGGGCGTCTCGCTGGTGGTGGCGACGCACGACGTGCAGCTCGTCGCGCCGCTCGCGGACCGGGTCTACGTGCTCAAGAAGGGCGGAGAAATCGTCGCTCAGGGACCCCCGGCGCGAATCTTCCGCGATCTCGACGTGCTCGCCGCCTCGAACATCGAGCCGCCGGTCCTGGCCGAGCTGTTCCAGAAGCTCGAGGCGCACGGCGGCCCGCAGGGCCGGCCCGCGACCGCGGACGAAGCCGTGCAGCTGCTGCTCGAGTGGGCGCGGCGCGCCGGCGGGCCCGGGCGCGCGCCGGCGGACGGCGGAGGGTTCGCCGGGTCGCGACCGGCCGAAGGGTCGGCGAAGCCGTGA
- a CDS encoding replication-associated recombination protein A, with the protein MRPRAFEELVGQRHLLDPGSPLALMREGRHLSSIVLWGPPGTGKTTLARLIARTAGVPFVQLSAVLSGVKEVKEIMERAARHRRQTGQPTILFVDEIHRFNKAQQDAFLAHVERGDIVFIGATTENPSFEVNSALLSRARVLVLRPLEPADVREVLSRALASGHGYGGRVAASGEALELLAAAADGDARRALTTLEIAAASAAARGRGIEADDVRAALARRHLRYDRAGEEHYNLISALHKSLPDSDVDASLYWFGRMIAAGEDPLYVARRLVRFASEDVGEADPQSLVLATAAFQAYHQLGSPEGELALAQVVVHLAHAPKSNATYVAYGAVMREIEQSGSLPPPLVIRNAPTRLMKDLGYGRGYAYAHDDPQAAKDQQHLPDELVGRKFYPRKPAEER; encoded by the coding sequence ATGCGCCCGCGCGCGTTCGAGGAACTGGTCGGCCAGCGGCACCTGCTGGACCCCGGCAGCCCGCTCGCGCTGATGCGCGAGGGCCGGCACCTTTCGAGCATCGTTCTGTGGGGTCCGCCCGGCACGGGAAAGACGACCCTCGCGCGGCTGATCGCGCGCACCGCCGGTGTGCCGTTCGTGCAGCTCTCGGCCGTGCTCTCGGGCGTCAAGGAAGTGAAGGAGATCATGGAGCGCGCGGCTCGGCACCGCCGTCAGACCGGGCAGCCGACGATCCTGTTCGTGGACGAGATCCACCGCTTCAACAAGGCGCAGCAGGACGCGTTCCTCGCCCACGTCGAACGCGGCGACATCGTGTTCATCGGCGCGACCACCGAGAACCCGAGCTTCGAGGTGAACTCGGCGTTGCTGAGCCGAGCGCGGGTGCTCGTCCTGCGGCCGCTGGAGCCCGCCGACGTCCGCGAAGTGCTCTCGCGCGCGCTCGCCTCCGGGCACGGTTACGGTGGCCGCGTCGCGGCGAGCGGGGAGGCGCTCGAGCTGCTCGCCGCGGCGGCGGACGGCGACGCGCGCCGGGCGCTCACGACGCTCGAGATCGCCGCGGCGAGCGCCGCGGCGCGCGGCCGCGGAATCGAGGCCGACGACGTGCGCGCGGCGCTGGCCCGCCGGCACCTGCGCTACGACCGCGCGGGCGAGGAGCACTACAACCTGATCAGCGCGCTCCACAAGAGCCTGCCGGACTCGGACGTGGACGCCTCGCTCTACTGGTTCGGGCGCATGATCGCGGCCGGCGAGGACCCGCTCTACGTCGCGCGCCGGCTGGTCCGTTTCGCGAGCGAGGACGTCGGGGAGGCCGACCCGCAGTCCCTGGTGCTCGCGACCGCGGCCTTCCAGGCCTACCACCAGCTCGGAAGCCCCGAAGGCGAGCTGGCGCTGGCGCAGGTCGTCGTCCACCTCGCGCACGCGCCCAAGTCGAACGCGACCTACGTGGCCTACGGCGCGGTGATGCGCGAGATCGAGCAGAGCGGCTCCCTGCCGCCACCGCTGGTCATTCGCAACGCTCCGACCCGGCTCATGAAGGATCTGGGCTACGGCCGGGGCTACGCCTACGCGCACGACGATCCGCAGGCGGCGAAGGACCAGCAGCACCTGCCCGACGAACTCGTGGGCCGCAAGTTCTACCCGCGAAAGCCCGCGGAGGAGCGCTGA
- a CDS encoding lamin tail domain-containing protein — MPSRSRLALRVLLLAFSALAVGSPPSFAAATHVVISEFATRGPASAFDEFFELYNPTENPISIGGWRLQYKSSAGSTWGDRAILPGGAQIAAHGYYLIASQGYVGAVTPDWSSSLWPGSSGIADNGNMQLVDGALATVDKVGWGATNDPEGGVAAPNHGTSANNNSVERKANASSTSTSLAGGGTDQFAGNGQDTDVNGSDFVFQGNGRNPQNAASAPEPGFASGGSGTGHAVILPATVFTARSLDSLYVSFTQDSAYTLASFSVVVPASWTWSHSAGSVLLSGTGFAAATASVVGDTVFVNGAAVTATDPGLLTLLGVTTPGTKGVSSFAVRSAVASGTRLPVTPQPAVRVLELVPIVTIHVNDAGGVAAAPYAVGAEATVSGIVTADLNPTRTDVYVQDGTGGVDLFSASLPPFALSPGDSITVTGTVLQFRGLTELQPDFALLVRHATGRPVPDPRIMTCSEVNATFQPDFSEPDEGRLVRINGVTYNSTLSTISDATGTTNIFIPASWPPAPTVFDVVGILKQYKPGTPAPGPPYTADYEISPRTSDDIIPHPGPIVLTTPYEDQIQPGSVRINWTTDVSSSSIVRYGLTPALGDSVLNAASGTSHAVTLPGLQPATAYWYSAGSTDANGTNFASPAIFSTASPPATTGAIHAYFNKSVNASLAYLTPANGNANLPALLSARINAAQRSVDAAIYSLSGTPGTTLVNALIAARNRGVRVRVITEYDNLGTAALNSLVSAGIPLINDRFDPVNFGAGLMHNKFFVIDARGGAPESAWVWTGSWNPTDPGTNNDYQNAIEVQDLALANAYTLEFQEMWGSTTETPNAAVSRFGAHKLDDTPHRFVIGGRDVRCYFSPSDGTNFQILQTLQAAQHSLGFELLTLTRSDLASALIAQKNAGRKVRGDLDNNTDSGSEYAELVGAGVDVGLNNGGGLLHHKYLIVDADNPQWDGVVLTGSHNWSASAENSNNENTLIVHDDDLANQYLQEFSARYYQFGGTDSIRVTDAGPAGPPAAVTMSPGFPNPFRGETRLLYTLPVASPVTLRLYDVQGREVRTLVNERKAPGRYSVALRGQGLAAGVYLARLEAGGVSVQRKLLFLK, encoded by the coding sequence ATGCCCTCGCGCAGCCGCCTCGCCCTCCGCGTCCTCCTGCTCGCGTTCTCCGCCCTTGCCGTCGGCTCCCCGCCGTCGTTCGCCGCCGCCACCCACGTGGTCATCAGCGAGTTCGCGACACGCGGTCCCGCTTCGGCCTTCGACGAGTTCTTCGAGCTCTACAATCCGACCGAAAACCCGATCTCGATCGGTGGCTGGCGCCTGCAGTACAAGTCCTCCGCCGGCTCGACGTGGGGAGACCGGGCGATCCTGCCGGGGGGCGCGCAGATCGCGGCGCACGGCTACTACCTGATCGCCAGCCAGGGCTACGTGGGCGCGGTCACGCCGGACTGGTCGTCGAGCCTGTGGCCCGGCAGTTCGGGCATCGCCGACAACGGCAACATGCAGCTCGTGGACGGCGCGCTGGCCACCGTGGACAAGGTGGGCTGGGGGGCCACGAACGACCCCGAGGGCGGCGTCGCGGCTCCGAACCACGGCACCTCGGCCAACAACAACAGCGTCGAGCGCAAGGCCAACGCGTCCTCGACCTCGACGTCGCTCGCCGGTGGCGGCACGGACCAGTTCGCCGGAAATGGCCAGGACACCGACGTCAACGGCAGCGACTTCGTGTTCCAGGGTAACGGCCGCAATCCGCAGAACGCGGCCAGCGCGCCCGAACCCGGCTTCGCGAGCGGCGGCAGCGGCACCGGCCACGCCGTGATCCTGCCCGCGACCGTCTTCACCGCCCGCAGCCTCGACTCTCTGTACGTTTCGTTCACCCAGGACTCGGCCTACACGCTCGCGAGTTTTTCGGTCGTGGTGCCGGCGAGCTGGACGTGGTCCCACTCCGCGGGTTCGGTGCTGCTCTCGGGAACGGGGTTCGCGGCCGCGACGGCTTCGGTCGTGGGTGACACCGTGTTCGTGAACGGCGCGGCGGTGACCGCGACCGACCCCGGGCTCCTGACGCTGCTCGGCGTGACGACGCCGGGAACGAAGGGCGTCTCTTCATTCGCGGTTCGCAGCGCGGTGGCCTCGGGCACGCGGCTTCCGGTGACGCCCCAGCCCGCGGTGCGCGTGCTCGAACTGGTGCCCATCGTGACGATCCACGTCAACGACGCCGGCGGCGTGGCGGCGGCGCCGTACGCCGTCGGGGCGGAGGCGACCGTTTCCGGCATCGTGACCGCGGACCTCAATCCGACGCGCACCGACGTGTACGTGCAGGACGGCACCGGCGGCGTGGACCTGTTCAGCGCCTCGCTGCCGCCCTTCGCGCTGTCGCCCGGCGACAGCATCACCGTGACCGGAACGGTCCTGCAGTTCCGCGGGCTCACCGAGCTGCAGCCGGATTTCGCGCTGCTCGTGCGGCACGCGACCGGCCGGCCGGTGCCCGACCCCAGGATCATGACCTGCTCGGAGGTCAACGCGACCTTTCAGCCGGACTTCAGCGAGCCCGACGAGGGCCGTCTCGTGCGCATCAACGGGGTGACCTACAACTCCACCCTGTCCACGATCTCGGACGCCACCGGAACGACCAACATCTTCATTCCGGCCAGCTGGCCGCCGGCGCCGACGGTGTTCGACGTCGTCGGCATCCTCAAGCAGTACAAGCCGGGCACGCCGGCTCCGGGGCCGCCCTACACGGCGGACTACGAGATTTCGCCGCGCACCTCGGACGACATCATCCCGCACCCGGGGCCGATCGTGCTGACCACCCCTTACGAGGACCAGATCCAGCCGGGCTCGGTGCGGATCAACTGGACCACCGACGTGTCCTCGAGCAGCATCGTCCGCTATGGCCTGACGCCCGCGCTGGGGGACAGTGTCCTGAACGCGGCCTCCGGGACGTCGCACGCGGTGACGCTTCCCGGGCTGCAGCCGGCGACGGCCTACTGGTACAGCGCCGGCTCGACCGACGCCAACGGCACCAACTTCGCCTCGCCGGCGATCTTCAGCACGGCTTCCCCGCCCGCCACGACCGGCGCCATTCACGCCTACTTCAACAAGAGCGTGAACGCGTCGCTCGCGTACCTGACGCCCGCCAACGGAAACGCCAACCTGCCGGCGTTGCTGTCGGCGCGCATCAACGCCGCGCAGCGCTCGGTGGACGCGGCGATCTACAGCCTGAGCGGCACGCCGGGAACGACCCTCGTGAACGCGCTCATCGCCGCCCGGAACCGCGGCGTGCGGGTCCGGGTCATCACCGAGTACGACAATCTCGGCACCGCCGCCCTCAACTCCCTCGTCTCGGCCGGCATCCCGCTCATCAACGACCGCTTCGACCCGGTCAACTTCGGAGCGGGCCTGATGCACAACAAGTTCTTCGTCATCGACGCGCGGGGTGGGGCCCCCGAGAGCGCGTGGGTGTGGACGGGCTCGTGGAACCCGACCGACCCGGGCACGAACAACGACTACCAGAACGCGATCGAGGTGCAGGACCTCGCGCTGGCGAACGCCTACACGCTCGAGTTCCAGGAGATGTGGGGGAGCACGACCGAGACGCCCAACGCCGCCGTCTCACGCTTCGGCGCGCACAAGCTGGACGACACGCCGCATCGGTTCGTGATCGGCGGCCGGGACGTGCGCTGCTATTTCAGCCCCTCCGACGGGACCAACTTCCAGATCCTGCAGACCCTTCAGGCGGCGCAGCACTCCCTCGGATTCGAGCTGCTGACCCTGACGCGCTCGGACCTCGCCTCCGCGCTGATCGCCCAGAAGAACGCCGGCCGCAAGGTGCGCGGGGATCTCGACAACAACACGGACTCCGGCTCCGAGTACGCGGAGCTCGTCGGGGCCGGGGTGGATGTGGGGCTCAACAACGGCGGCGGCCTGCTCCACCACAAATACCTGATCGTGGACGCCGACAATCCGCAGTGGGACGGCGTCGTGCTCACCGGCTCGCACAACTGGTCGGCGTCGGCGGAGAACTCGAACAACGAGAACACGCTCATCGTCCACGACGACGATCTCGCCAATCAGTACCTGCAGGAGTTCTCGGCCCGCTACTACCAGTTCGGCGGCACGGATTCGATCCGCGTGACCGACGCCGGGCCGGCGGGTCCGCCGGCGGCGGTGACGATGTCGCCGGGCTTTCCGAACCCGTTCCGCGGCGAGACCCGGTTGCTCTACACGCTGCCGGTCGCCTCGCCGGTGACGCTGCGCCTGTACGACGTGCAGGGGCGCGAGGTGAGGACCCTCGTGAACGAGCGCAAGGCGCCCGGCCGTTACAGCGTCGCGCTTCGCGGGCAGGGCCTGGCGGCGGGCGTCTATCTGGCGCGCCTGGAAGCGGGCGGGGTGTCCGTGCAGCGCAAGCTGCTGTTCCTGAAGTGA
- a CDS encoding PD40 domain-containing protein, with the protein MTCPSRFAAGALAALACFALPCAPVRAAEDGPTRMLRSPAVSATRIAFAYGQNIWTVERAGGVARRLTSFPGQASNPRFSPDGQWIAFSGEYAGNLDVYVVPAAGGEPRRLTWHPGADLVQGWTPDGRAVMFASGRATNAPSPSPRFWTVPAAGGPEEPMVLPRAYQGRISPDGAQVAFRLNNSWDEERRNYRGGQNRPIWITNLQTLETVTPPWDGSKDMDPAWLGSTVYFISDRDGVANVWSFDTRSKSLAQLTRFTDFDVKTLDAGAGVVVFEQAGLIHELDPQSGREHALDISVAADFPWMQPHWEDVSARISNLEISPTGKRVLVEARGEIFTIPVDKGDVRNLTRSGGSAERDPAWSPDGRYVSYFSDRSGEYQLVIEDQGGVKPVRVVTLEHPAHFYTPVWSPDSKKLAYHDTNLRVWVLDVASGKAKVVGNDPWMWPRRTLQPAWSPDSRWLAYTAHLSTLFRAVFVADAETGESRQVTDGLADASYPVFDASGKYLWFLASTNLGLASQWLDMTSYDHEETSGLYLAVLKRDGASPFLPESDEDAGATSVAPEEAGGAKAPGGVSGRRSAPGGDTARPGESGLSKSAAPVTIDFEGLQSRIVAVPGVVEKPSSQLRAGVAGTVFWLESEPAGGTFGGGRGTLMRYKLADRKAQTFAGDVADFAVSADGRKLVYRAAAPGGPAGGPPARSAAPALYVADADKAPAGKDATKLPYALRMWLDPRAEFAQIFAEAWRNQRDYLYVPNLHGADWPKMRGKYGQFLPYVVHRADLNYLLDMMGAEIAIGHSYVRGGDMPELPPVYGGLLGADFSLEQGRYRIARIYDNESWNPELRAPLAVPGVNVSVGDYLLAVNGEELRAPDNLHRLLDGTANRQTVLTVNSRPLMEGARQVTVVPVTSDQGLRTRAWVESNRRLVDRLSGGKLAYVYLPNTGQPGYASFNRYYFSQQDRPGVVIDERWNGGGSAADYMIEVMRRRIDGYFNNVAGTRVPFTSPEAGIWGPKVMVINEMAGSGGDYLPYMFRTFGIGTLVGKRTWGGLVHTADTPTFVDGGSAIAPRGGFFSADGKWAVENEGTPPDVDVENWPKDVAAGRDPQLEKAVEIALEQLAKNPPKRLMSEPPPPTWGQRK; encoded by the coding sequence ATGACCTGTCCGAGTCGTTTCGCGGCCGGCGCCCTCGCGGCGCTCGCCTGTTTCGCCCTGCCCTGCGCTCCGGTCCGGGCCGCCGAGGACGGGCCCACCCGGATGCTCCGATCGCCGGCGGTCAGCGCCACGCGGATCGCGTTCGCATACGGCCAGAATATCTGGACGGTCGAGCGCGCGGGCGGAGTCGCCCGCCGGCTCACGAGCTTTCCCGGACAGGCTTCGAACCCGAGATTCTCGCCCGATGGCCAGTGGATCGCCTTCAGCGGCGAGTACGCCGGCAATCTGGACGTGTACGTGGTGCCCGCCGCCGGCGGCGAGCCGCGGCGGCTGACCTGGCACCCGGGCGCCGACCTGGTCCAGGGCTGGACGCCGGACGGCAGGGCCGTGATGTTCGCCTCCGGCCGCGCCACCAACGCGCCCTCGCCCTCGCCAAGGTTCTGGACGGTGCCGGCCGCCGGCGGGCCCGAGGAGCCCATGGTGCTGCCGCGTGCCTACCAGGGCCGAATCTCGCCCGACGGCGCGCAGGTGGCGTTCCGCCTGAACAACTCGTGGGACGAGGAGCGCCGCAACTACCGCGGCGGACAGAACCGCCCCATCTGGATCACGAACCTGCAGACGCTCGAAACCGTCACCCCGCCGTGGGACGGCTCGAAGGACATGGACCCCGCGTGGCTCGGCTCGACCGTCTACTTCATCTCCGACCGCGACGGCGTCGCCAACGTCTGGTCCTTCGACACGCGGTCGAAGTCGCTCGCGCAACTCACCCGGTTCACGGACTTCGACGTCAAGACGCTCGATGCCGGCGCGGGCGTGGTGGTCTTCGAGCAGGCTGGCCTGATCCACGAGCTGGATCCGCAGTCGGGCCGCGAGCACGCCCTGGACATCTCCGTCGCCGCCGACTTCCCGTGGATGCAGCCGCACTGGGAGGACGTCTCGGCGCGGATCTCGAACCTCGAGATCTCGCCGACGGGCAAGCGCGTCCTCGTCGAGGCGCGCGGCGAGATCTTCACGATTCCCGTGGACAAGGGCGACGTGCGCAACCTGACGCGATCGGGCGGTTCGGCGGAGCGCGACCCGGCCTGGTCGCCCGACGGCCGATACGTCTCGTACTTCAGCGACCGCTCCGGCGAGTACCAGCTCGTGATCGAGGACCAGGGCGGGGTGAAGCCGGTGCGCGTCGTCACCCTCGAACACCCGGCCCATTTCTACACGCCCGTCTGGTCCCCGGATTCGAAGAAGCTCGCCTACCACGACACCAACCTGCGGGTCTGGGTGCTCGACGTCGCGAGCGGGAAGGCGAAGGTCGTCGGCAACGACCCGTGGATGTGGCCGCGGCGCACGCTGCAGCCGGCGTGGAGCCCGGACTCGCGCTGGCTCGCCTACACCGCGCACCTGTCGACGCTGTTCCGCGCCGTGTTCGTCGCCGACGCCGAGACCGGCGAGTCGAGGCAGGTGACCGACGGTCTCGCCGACGCCAGCTACCCGGTGTTCGACGCCAGCGGCAAGTACCTGTGGTTCCTCGCTTCGACGAACCTCGGGCTCGCCTCCCAGTGGCTCGACATGACCTCGTACGACCACGAGGAGACCTCGGGCCTTTACCTCGCCGTGCTGAAGCGGGACGGAGCGAGCCCGTTCCTACCCGAGAGCGACGAGGACGCCGGCGCCACCTCCGTCGCGCCGGAGGAGGCCGGCGGCGCGAAGGCCCCGGGCGGCGTTTCCGGCCGGCGGTCCGCTCCGGGCGGGGACACGGCCAGGCCGGGAGAGTCCGGACTCTCGAAGAGCGCCGCACCGGTCACGATCGACTTCGAGGGCCTGCAGTCGAGGATCGTGGCGGTGCCCGGCGTCGTCGAGAAACCCTCCAGCCAGTTGCGCGCGGGAGTCGCCGGAACGGTGTTCTGGCTCGAAAGCGAGCCCGCCGGCGGCACCTTCGGCGGCGGCCGCGGCACGCTCATGCGTTACAAGCTCGCCGATCGCAAGGCGCAGACGTTCGCCGGCGACGTCGCCGATTTCGCGGTGAGCGCCGACGGCCGCAAGCTCGTGTACCGCGCCGCCGCGCCCGGCGGACCGGCGGGAGGCCCGCCCGCGCGCTCCGCCGCACCGGCCCTGTACGTCGCGGACGCCGACAAGGCGCCCGCGGGCAAGGACGCCACGAAGCTCCCGTACGCGCTGCGCATGTGGCTGGACCCGCGGGCCGAGTTCGCGCAGATCTTCGCCGAGGCCTGGCGGAACCAGCGCGACTACCTCTACGTGCCGAACCTGCACGGCGCCGACTGGCCGAAGATGCGCGGGAAATACGGTCAGTTCCTGCCCTACGTCGTGCACCGCGCCGACCTCAATTACCTGCTCGACATGATGGGCGCCGAGATCGCGATCGGCCACTCGTACGTTCGCGGCGGCGACATGCCGGAGCTTCCGCCCGTGTACGGCGGGCTGCTCGGAGCCGATTTCTCGCTCGAGCAGGGGCGCTACCGGATCGCGCGGATCTACGACAACGAGAGCTGGAACCCCGAGCTCAGGGCGCCGTTGGCCGTGCCGGGCGTGAACGTCTCGGTCGGCGACTACCTGCTGGCCGTCAACGGCGAGGAGCTGCGCGCGCCGGACAACCTGCACCGCCTGCTGGACGGGACCGCGAACCGGCAGACCGTGCTGACCGTGAACTCGCGTCCGCTGATGGAGGGGGCCCGACAGGTCACGGTCGTGCCGGTGACCAGCGACCAGGGCCTGCGCACCCGCGCCTGGGTCGAGTCCAACCGCCGCCTCGTGGACCGGCTCTCGGGCGGCAAGCTGGCCTACGTCTATCTGCCCAACACCGGCCAACCGGGCTACGCCAGCTTCAACCGCTACTACTTCTCGCAGCAGGACCGGCCGGGCGTGGTGATCGACGAACGCTGGAACGGCGGCGGCTCCGCGGCGGACTACATGATCGAGGTCATGCGGCGCCGGATCGACGGCTACTTCAACAACGTCGCCGGAACGCGCGTGCCGTTCACGAGCCCCGAAGCCGGAATCTGGGGTCCGAAGGTCATGGTCATCAACGAAATGGCGGGCTCGGGCGGCGACTACCTTCCGTACATGTTTCGCACCTTCGGCATCGGCACGCTGGTCGGCAAACGCACCTGGGGCGGCCTCGTGCACACCGCCGACACCCCGACGTTCGTGGACGGTGGTTCGGCGATCGCTCCGCGCGGCGGGTTCTTCTCCGCCGACGGGAAGTGGGCCGTCGAGAACGAGGGCACGCCGCCCGACGTGGACGTCGAGAACTGGCCGAAGGACGTGGCCGCCGGCCGCGACCCGCAGCTCGAGAAGGCGGTCGAGATCGCGCTCGAGCAGCTCGCGAAGAACCCGCCGAAGCGGCTCATGAGCGAACCGCCCCCGCCCACCTGGGGCCAGCGGAAGTAG